The Streptomyces albofaciens JCM 4342 genome has a segment encoding these proteins:
- a CDS encoding serine hydrolase, whose protein sequence is MRWLSVGVVAVFGTGAAAGPAVAAAPSAATQRAVTAGPSVHCTSKNAELARKLAGDISKALAGRKSMASLSFYDRPTATKCTFDADKQYDSASVVKTVILGALLYEKGGTLTGTEDALARKMITVSDNAATTTLWRQLSDLTDPKKPDPVKVQKFLDKAGMRDTVLDKEGNWGLTQVTAADQDKLLRLLSGDDDSVLRAGARSYALGLMRQVQSDQRWGATAGAPADAVIQVKNGWLQRSRNPDVPDFDKGDWKVNSMAVLTGKGYDSGLVVLTENNRVPEGRPTADGMNYGIGTIEAISRAIYRAVHPGAKRYSPSAPAPAAVKPSAQPPVTD, encoded by the coding sequence ATGAGATGGTTGTCCGTAGGGGTCGTAGCGGTCTTCGGAACCGGAGCGGCCGCAGGGCCGGCCGTGGCGGCCGCGCCGTCCGCCGCCACGCAACGGGCCGTAACGGCCGGCCCGTCGGTGCACTGCACATCGAAGAATGCCGAACTGGCCCGGAAACTGGCGGGCGACATATCCAAGGCGCTGGCCGGCCGGAAGAGCATGGCGTCGCTCTCCTTCTACGACCGGCCGACCGCCACCAAGTGCACTTTCGACGCCGACAAACAGTACGACTCGGCCAGCGTGGTGAAGACCGTCATCCTCGGCGCGCTGCTGTACGAGAAGGGCGGAACGCTCACCGGTACGGAAGACGCCCTCGCCCGCAAAATGATCACTGTTTCGGACAATGCCGCCACAACCACCCTGTGGCGGCAGCTGTCCGACCTGACGGACCCGAAGAAGCCGGACCCGGTCAAGGTGCAGAAATTCCTCGACAAGGCCGGGATGCGTGACACCGTCCTCGACAAGGAAGGGAACTGGGGCCTGACCCAGGTCACCGCGGCCGACCAGGACAAGCTGCTCCGTCTTCTGTCCGGCGACGACGACTCGGTCCTCCGGGCCGGGGCCCGCTCCTACGCACTCGGCCTCATGCGGCAGGTGCAGAGCGACCAGCGGTGGGGGGCCACCGCCGGCGCTCCGGCCGACGCTGTGATCCAGGTGAAGAACGGCTGGTTGCAACGCAGCAGGAATCCCGACGTCCCGGACTTCGACAAGGGGGACTGGAAGGTGAACAGCATGGCCGTTCTCACCGGGAAAGGTTACGACTCGGGACTGGTCGTCCTCACCGAGAACAACCGGGTTCCGGAAGGGCGCCCCACGGCGGACGGAATGAATTACGGCATCGGGACGATAGAGGCCATATCCCGCGCCATATACCGAGCCGTTCATCCCGGGGCGAAACGTTACTCCCCGAGCGCGCCGGCGCCCGCGGCCGTCAAGCCGTCCGCTCAGCCCCCCGTGACCGACTGA
- a CDS encoding family 2 encapsulin nanocompartment cargo protein terpene cyclase yields MNTPTPATETATPFRLPGPPSLARARPTRRGGAVPGLRYRPVAPADPEKAAEIDRRLEDWARTLDLFPAQWSGDFTDFQFGRAVVLQHPAAADLERLTAAGKLLLAENIVDTCYCEEDEGKGGARRGLGGRLIIAQSALDPFHGTRDTEEEWRRGVQADGPLRSYYWALKDYAALATPSQTDRFVHDMARLHLGYLAEASWAEARHMPRVWEYLVMRQFNNFRPCLSIVDAVDGYELPEAVYARPEIQRITALACNATTIVNDLYSFTKELASDPDHLNLPQVVAANDRRGLKAAYLKSVDIHNQIMEAYETEAAELAETSPLVERYTRSLSDWVAGNHEWHATNSDRYHLPNYW; encoded by the coding sequence ATGAACACACCCACGCCCGCCACCGAAACCGCCACCCCGTTCAGGCTGCCCGGCCCGCCCAGCCTCGCCCGCGCCCGGCCGACCCGGCGCGGCGGCGCCGTCCCGGGGCTGAGGTACCGGCCCGTCGCCCCGGCCGACCCGGAGAAGGCCGCGGAGATCGACCGCAGGCTGGAGGACTGGGCCCGGACGCTGGACCTGTTCCCCGCGCAGTGGTCCGGCGACTTCACCGATTTCCAGTTCGGCCGGGCCGTCGTCCTGCAACACCCCGCGGCGGCCGACCTCGAACGCCTCACCGCCGCCGGCAAACTGCTGCTGGCCGAGAACATCGTCGACACCTGCTACTGCGAGGAGGACGAGGGCAAAGGCGGCGCACGCCGTGGTCTGGGCGGCCGCCTGATCATCGCGCAGTCCGCCCTGGACCCGTTCCACGGCACCCGCGACACGGAGGAGGAGTGGCGCCGGGGCGTGCAGGCCGACGGGCCCCTGCGCTCGTACTACTGGGCCCTGAAGGACTACGCGGCCCTCGCCACCCCCAGCCAGACCGACCGGTTCGTCCACGACATGGCCCGGCTGCACCTCGGCTACCTCGCCGAGGCGTCCTGGGCGGAGGCGCGGCACATGCCGCGCGTGTGGGAGTACCTGGTGATGCGGCAGTTCAACAACTTCCGTCCCTGTCTGTCGATCGTCGACGCGGTGGACGGCTACGAACTGCCCGAGGCTGTGTACGCCCGCCCGGAGATCCAGCGGATCACCGCCCTGGCCTGCAACGCCACGACCATCGTCAACGACCTCTACTCCTTCACGAAGGAGCTGGCGAGCGACCCGGACCATCTGAACCTGCCCCAGGTGGTCGCCGCCAACGACCGGCGCGGTCTGAAGGCCGCGTACCTGAAGAGCGTCGACATCCACAACCAGATCATGGAGGCGTACGAGACGGAGGCGGCCGAGCTGGCCGAAACGTCTCCGCTCGTCGAGCGGTACACCCGGAGCCTGTCCGACTGGGTGGCCGGCAACCACGAGTGGCACGCCACCAACTCCGACCGCTACCACCTGCCCAACTACTGGTAG
- a CDS encoding ArsR/SmtB family transcription factor: protein MTTTTTPSADRPGARVLDHPDVTAIRLEDVLHALADPMRLRIVRCLAAAEGELSCAGIELPVSKSTCTHHYRVLREHGVISQIYRGTAKMNGLRRADLDALFPGLLERVLEAAELQDERLGD, encoded by the coding sequence ATGACGACCACCACGACGCCATCAGCCGACCGGCCCGGTGCCCGCGTCCTGGACCACCCGGACGTCACGGCGATCCGCCTCGAAGACGTGCTGCACGCGCTGGCCGACCCGATGCGGCTGCGGATCGTCCGCTGTCTCGCCGCGGCCGAGGGCGAACTGTCCTGCGCCGGCATCGAGCTGCCGGTCAGCAAGTCCACCTGTACGCACCACTACCGGGTGCTGCGCGAACACGGCGTCATCAGCCAGATCTACCGCGGTACGGCCAAGATGAACGGGCTGCGCCGCGCCGACCTGGACGCGCTCTTCCCCGGCCTGCTCGAACGGGTCCTGGAGGCGGCGGAACTCCAGGACGAGCGGCTGGGCGACTGA
- a CDS encoding FAD-dependent oxidoreductase, whose translation MLRVAVIGSGPSGVYTAQALVGQEAVPDVEVYVLDRLPCPYGLVRYGVAPDHEKIKSLQHNLRTVLEHPRVRFLGNVDVGAGGLDPRELRRLFHAVVYCVGAATDRHLGIPGEELPGSHSATGFVSWYSAHPDAAGDSFPLAARSAVVIGVGNVAVDVARVLARGADELARTDVPQAALGALAESRIEEVWMVGRRGPSQAKFTTKELRELGTLPGADVVVRPEELALDPAYGDSAGLPAVNRRNVEVLRGWAGQAGGEVRGEAEGAEVGAPGGGYGKRRRIHLRFFLRPVEILGDPVSGVRGVRFERTVPDGSGGVMGTGQYEEIAAQLVLRSVGYKGTPQPGLPFDAATGTVPHAEGRVLRDGAPSPGEYVAGWIKRGPTGVIGTNRPCAKQTVAALLADAEALARRPLPDDPVAELRRAGQRPVRWPGWLRIEAAEAALGRELGRTTVKIADWPGLLVAAADGER comes from the coding sequence GTGCTTCGTGTCGCAGTGATCGGGTCGGGACCCAGTGGCGTCTACACCGCTCAGGCGCTGGTCGGGCAGGAAGCCGTGCCGGACGTCGAGGTGTATGTGCTCGACCGGCTGCCGTGCCCGTACGGGCTGGTCCGCTACGGGGTCGCGCCCGACCACGAGAAGATCAAGTCGTTGCAGCACAACCTCCGTACGGTGCTGGAGCATCCGCGCGTGCGCTTCCTGGGCAACGTCGACGTGGGAGCCGGCGGGCTGGACCCGCGGGAGCTGCGGCGGCTGTTCCACGCGGTGGTGTACTGCGTGGGGGCCGCCACCGACCGGCACCTGGGCATCCCGGGCGAGGAACTGCCCGGCAGCCACTCCGCGACCGGCTTCGTCTCCTGGTACAGCGCGCACCCGGACGCGGCGGGCGACAGTTTCCCGCTGGCCGCGCGCTCGGCGGTGGTGATCGGGGTGGGCAACGTCGCGGTGGACGTGGCGCGGGTCCTCGCCCGTGGGGCGGACGAACTGGCGCGTACGGACGTGCCGCAGGCGGCGCTCGGCGCGCTCGCGGAGAGCCGGATCGAGGAGGTGTGGATGGTGGGGCGGCGGGGGCCGTCGCAGGCCAAGTTCACCACCAAGGAGCTGCGGGAACTGGGCACGCTGCCGGGCGCGGACGTGGTCGTACGGCCCGAGGAGCTGGCACTGGACCCGGCGTACGGCGACTCCGCCGGGCTGCCCGCGGTGAACCGCCGCAACGTGGAGGTGCTGCGCGGCTGGGCCGGACAGGCGGGCGGAGAGGTGAGAGGAGAAGCGGAAGGAGCGGAGGTGGGGGCGCCGGGGGGTGGGTACGGCAAGCGCCGCCGGATCCACCTGCGGTTCTTCCTCCGGCCCGTCGAGATCCTCGGCGACCCGGTGTCGGGGGTGCGCGGGGTGCGCTTCGAGCGGACCGTGCCGGACGGGTCGGGCGGGGTCATGGGTACCGGGCAGTACGAGGAGATCGCGGCGCAGTTGGTGCTGCGCTCGGTCGGGTACAAGGGGACGCCGCAGCCGGGCCTGCCGTTCGACGCGGCGACCGGCACGGTGCCACACGCGGAGGGGCGGGTGCTGCGGGACGGCGCGCCCTCCCCCGGTGAGTACGTGGCGGGGTGGATCAAGCGCGGCCCGACCGGGGTGATCGGCACCAACCGGCCGTGCGCGAAGCAGACCGTGGCCGCGTTGCTGGCGGACGCGGAGGCCCTGGCGCGCCGGCCGCTGCCGGACGATCCGGTGGCCGAGCTGCGGCGGGCGGGGCAGCGGCCGGTGCGCTGGCCCGGCTGGTTGCGCATCGAGGCGGCGGAGGCCGCGCTCGGCCGCGAGCTGGGGCGGACGACCGTGAAGATCGCCGACTGGCCGGGGCTGCTGGTGGCGGCCGCGGACGGGGAGCGCTGA
- a CDS encoding DUF6233 domain-containing protein, whose translation MSELPPDLPRLRTLETWLRLQLTAVRARIQFLEQQERNRPAPVRPPRPDWLLETERLGGRNGRPVRVHTGGCGQARGRAISREQAVDALGQGVEACYGCRPDTELGILG comes from the coding sequence GTGAGCGAACTGCCCCCTGACCTGCCGCGCCTCCGCACCTTGGAGACGTGGCTGCGCCTGCAGCTCACCGCGGTCCGGGCCCGTATCCAGTTCCTCGAACAGCAGGAGCGGAACCGTCCCGCGCCGGTGCGGCCGCCGCGGCCCGACTGGCTGCTGGAGACCGAGCGGCTCGGCGGCCGCAACGGGCGCCCCGTCCGCGTCCATACGGGCGGGTGCGGCCAGGCGCGCGGCCGGGCCATCAGCCGCGAGCAGGCGGTGGACGCCCTCGGGCAGGGTGTGGAGGCGTGTTACGGCTGCCGTCCGGACACGGAGCTGGGGATTCTGGGCTGA
- a CDS encoding Tn3 family transposase, with protein MASASKDCMEDHIGALGLVLNALVLFTTRYMDAAVNQLRADGFDVRDGDVSRLSPFVRHHINMLGRYLFHLPDLAGGLRPLRDPDAAEG; from the coding sequence GTGGCCAGCGCTAGCAAGGACTGCATGGAGGACCATATCGGGGCGCTGGGCCTGGTGCTCAACGCCCTCGTGTTGTTCACCACGCGGTACATGGACGCCGCGGTGAACCAGCTGCGTGCGGACGGCTTTGACGTCCGAGACGGGGACGTGTCCCGTCTCTCGCCGTTCGTTCGGCATCACATCAACATGCTCGGCCGTTACCTCTTTCACCTCCCCGACCTGGCCGGCGGCCTGCGGCCGCTGCGCGACCCTGACGCTGCCGAGGGGTAA
- a CDS encoding cytochrome P450 encodes MPAQTLPLRPVRGPRGLPWLGNLPAFGKDPLTFLTRLRDEFGDAVTWSLGPRRSLFLSHPQHIAEFLRSRDGAFDVLRIGWAVRQLVGDSVLLTAGPEWRRKRGMVQPAVRPRQVRRFAPVMVDSALGAVGRWRDGDRFDLQREMTLVTQRVVLRTLFGSDLGDRTRDLGAAMAAAERAIATEIRGLPLVLPDWVPLPYRRRHLDAVAVIDAEMRRLIGARRAGADTGDGAGADGGPGRDGDLLTRLLAARDEEGRPLSAREVRDEAVTLWAAGHETTSTALTWIWYLLSRSPGARARLEDELDRVLGGRPATAEDCEQLVWTRQIVKESLRMYPPVWLVPAEAGQGVVLGGRAIPAGTVVWCSQWTAHRDPRWFRDPTAFRPERWGDGAPDIIPEHAWFPFGGGSRGCIGARFAQMEATLLVAAVAQRFRLDVTPKDVPPRVGLVLQPAVPLIATVRARPRP; translated from the coding sequence GCGGCCTGCCGTGGCTCGGAAACCTGCCCGCCTTCGGTAAGGACCCGCTGACGTTCCTGACCCGGCTGCGGGACGAGTTCGGCGACGCCGTGACCTGGTCCCTCGGCCCGCGGCGCAGCCTGTTCCTCTCCCACCCGCAGCACATCGCCGAATTCCTCCGCTCCCGGGACGGCGCCTTCGACGTCCTGCGGATCGGCTGGGCCGTGCGGCAACTCGTCGGCGACAGCGTCCTGCTCACCGCGGGGCCCGAGTGGCGCCGCAAGCGCGGGATGGTCCAGCCGGCCGTCCGCCCCCGCCAGGTCCGCCGCTTCGCCCCCGTCATGGTCGACAGCGCCCTCGGGGCGGTCGGCCGCTGGCGCGACGGCGACCGCTTCGACCTGCAACGGGAGATGACGCTCGTCACCCAGCGCGTCGTGCTCCGTACGCTGTTCGGCAGCGACCTCGGGGACCGGACCCGTGACCTCGGTGCCGCGATGGCGGCGGCCGAACGCGCGATCGCCACCGAGATCCGGGGCCTTCCGCTCGTCCTCCCGGACTGGGTGCCCCTGCCCTACCGCCGACGGCATCTCGACGCCGTCGCCGTCATCGACGCCGAGATGCGGCGGCTGATCGGCGCGCGGCGGGCCGGGGCGGACACCGGGGACGGCGCCGGCGCGGACGGCGGGCCCGGCCGGGACGGCGACCTGCTGACCCGGCTGCTCGCGGCGCGGGACGAGGAAGGGCGCCCGCTGTCCGCCAGGGAGGTACGGGACGAGGCGGTGACGCTCTGGGCGGCCGGCCATGAGACGACCTCCACCGCGCTGACGTGGATCTGGTACCTGCTGTCCCGGTCGCCGGGGGCGCGGGCCCGGCTGGAGGACGAACTCGACCGCGTCCTGGGCGGCCGGCCGGCCACCGCCGAGGACTGCGAACAGCTCGTCTGGACCCGGCAGATCGTCAAGGAGAGCCTGCGGATGTATCCGCCGGTCTGGCTCGTCCCCGCCGAGGCCGGGCAGGGCGTCGTCCTGGGCGGCCGCGCCATCCCCGCCGGTACGGTGGTGTGGTGCAGCCAGTGGACGGCCCACCGGGATCCGCGCTGGTTCCGCGACCCCACGGCGTTCCGTCCCGAACGCTGGGGCGACGGTGCCCCTGACATCATCCCCGAACACGCCTGGTTCCCGTTCGGCGGCGGCTCCCGCGGCTGTATCGGCGCCCGGTTCGCCCAGATGGAAGCGACTCTGCTCGTCGCCGCCGTGGCCCAGCGCTTCCGCCTGGACGTCACGCCGAAGGACGTGCCGCCTCGCGTGGGCCTGGTCCTCCAGCCGGCCGTGCCGCTGATCGCCACCGTGCGCGCCCGCCCGCGCCCGTAA
- a CDS encoding AAA domain-containing protein, with product MGWRDEIVTALGEWVNVEGGAGKQPRWQRIGRAARTGDAGQYTVDLRGSDIGPDQLDSLRLAGPENDSVETNGFAVAEMIQNGSLLTLRVAEFADVADPHLWMLKQPPTFLVEALRDGISGLAEHPLAAALAAGRLGGAPAHEADPPGFHPAQCDAYRACLGEGIYLVWGPPGTGKTTVLKRAIGDLIARGDRVLLVSATNIAVDNALLGVVRAKQHGPGDIVRVGPPHLREVAEDASVSLPLMVKARLADTAARRSALEAELVEIKHRAEQLATLDGGLAGFDSAAYFAALKLLRTPGEDLASARARCEAAGRRLADSESAYRDALTAAETAAARDKAAEASRAQWREVDRLSEEAVQVRKAAEHREAAALLAEGACDSLRQELAGIADKGAVKKWRLREKTGELQRQLADAERAAASAERSATAARATATTHIEALDARIAALADTIALTREQAADLAADVQARLAAEREAGRHYDRCKEDKARAEKAAERAQRASELTERAEQQGWPARFALAGRLRPVVVADSARRPELEKQYQEVQEEYERLARDAQSEIIKSAKLVATTLARFRTNRAVFEGPYDVVLVDEAGAATLPEVLLATGKAGRTAVLLGDFMQLGAVIPPELKAHERADIKRWLLPDVFQHCGIAEPSDAQAHPACITLTQQHRFGPAVMGLANRLAYGGVLTGGGQTQAARPADDPEIVLIDTDGLHELARAHLTGSRSGWWPAGSLIARALVELHHELGEETGIVTPYRVQSDATLEALRDVEGPGGGALAEVGTAHKFQGREFDIVVFDTVEGGAGSRELWMACAHLQPAASSWPRDGVRLFNVAVTRVKTRLYVIASGERVKNAKPGSALAQLAALIGTRRGVRVLQAKSLITPPTAPPAFRGEFGTALAEVLSRHVEVTEIDDERDFYRTFTEEIRHARHSLWLWAPWVAKRVSSLLPELRKAADRGVRIRVFIRDDTDQLQKKPANQKLIADLRTIVDVVVPMNVMHQKIAVIDERTVMLGSLNVLSQSWTREVMLTMRGAHFARKLLEHEHAAAFAAPPRCDRCRGKEIEIRRRQNGTWVWRCYAPACKTTPKGGTNAWTQNIRLGRAR from the coding sequence GTGGGCTGGCGCGACGAGATCGTCACGGCGCTCGGCGAGTGGGTCAATGTGGAAGGCGGTGCGGGCAAGCAGCCTCGCTGGCAGCGCATCGGCCGGGCGGCACGCACCGGGGACGCGGGGCAGTACACCGTCGATCTCCGCGGCTCCGACATCGGGCCCGATCAGCTCGACAGCCTGCGGCTTGCCGGACCGGAGAACGACAGTGTCGAGACGAACGGCTTCGCGGTCGCGGAAATGATCCAGAACGGCTCTCTGCTGACTTTACGGGTGGCCGAGTTCGCCGACGTGGCCGACCCGCACCTGTGGATGCTGAAGCAGCCGCCCACGTTCCTCGTCGAGGCCCTGCGGGACGGCATCTCCGGCCTCGCCGAGCACCCCCTGGCGGCAGCCCTTGCGGCCGGCCGCCTCGGCGGAGCACCGGCCCACGAGGCAGACCCGCCCGGATTCCACCCCGCGCAATGCGATGCCTACCGGGCCTGCCTCGGAGAGGGGATATATCTGGTGTGGGGCCCTCCGGGCACGGGAAAGACGACCGTCCTGAAGCGTGCCATCGGTGATCTCATCGCCAGAGGCGACCGGGTGCTGCTGGTCTCGGCCACGAACATCGCCGTGGACAATGCTCTGCTCGGAGTGGTGCGGGCCAAGCAGCACGGCCCCGGCGACATCGTCCGGGTGGGCCCACCGCACCTACGGGAGGTGGCCGAGGACGCTTCGGTGTCGCTGCCCTTGATGGTCAAGGCACGTCTGGCGGACACGGCTGCCCGGCGCAGCGCCCTCGAAGCCGAACTCGTCGAGATCAAGCATCGAGCCGAACAGCTCGCCACCCTGGACGGTGGCCTGGCCGGGTTCGACTCCGCTGCCTACTTCGCAGCGCTGAAGCTGCTCCGCACACCCGGTGAAGATCTCGCATCGGCGCGAGCACGATGCGAAGCCGCCGGTCGGCGTCTGGCCGACTCCGAGAGCGCATACCGCGACGCATTGACCGCAGCCGAGACGGCCGCGGCCCGCGACAAGGCTGCGGAGGCGTCGCGTGCGCAGTGGCGCGAGGTCGACCGGCTGTCCGAGGAAGCGGTCCAGGTACGGAAGGCGGCGGAACACCGTGAGGCGGCTGCGCTGCTGGCGGAAGGCGCCTGCGATTCCCTGCGCCAGGAGCTGGCGGGGATAGCGGACAAGGGCGCTGTGAAGAAATGGCGTCTGCGCGAAAAGACCGGCGAGCTGCAGCGGCAGCTGGCCGACGCCGAGCGGGCAGCCGCGTCCGCCGAGCGGTCGGCGACCGCAGCCCGCGCCACGGCCACCACCCACATCGAGGCCCTCGACGCTCGGATCGCAGCCCTGGCCGACACCATCGCGCTCACCCGGGAACAGGCCGCTGACCTGGCGGCCGACGTACAGGCCCGACTGGCGGCAGAGCGGGAGGCCGGACGCCACTACGACAGGTGCAAAGAGGACAAGGCCCGGGCGGAGAAGGCCGCAGAGCGGGCTCAGCGGGCCAGTGAACTGACGGAGCGGGCCGAGCAGCAGGGCTGGCCGGCCCGTTTCGCCCTGGCCGGCCGGCTGCGCCCGGTCGTGGTCGCCGACTCGGCCCGGCGGCCTGAGCTGGAGAAGCAATACCAGGAAGTACAGGAGGAGTACGAGCGTCTCGCCCGCGACGCACAGAGCGAGATCATCAAAAGCGCCAAGCTGGTCGCCACGACCCTGGCCCGGTTCCGGACGAACCGGGCAGTCTTCGAGGGGCCGTACGATGTCGTCCTCGTGGACGAGGCAGGCGCAGCCACCCTGCCCGAAGTCCTGCTCGCCACGGGAAAGGCCGGTCGGACCGCGGTCCTTCTCGGGGACTTCATGCAGCTGGGTGCGGTCATCCCGCCCGAACTCAAGGCACACGAACGCGCGGACATCAAGCGCTGGCTGCTGCCGGACGTCTTCCAGCACTGCGGGATCGCGGAACCGTCCGACGCCCAGGCCCACCCGGCCTGCATCACCCTCACCCAACAGCACCGTTTCGGGCCCGCCGTCATGGGGTTGGCCAATCGCCTCGCGTACGGCGGTGTGCTCACCGGGGGCGGCCAGACACAGGCGGCACGCCCGGCCGACGACCCGGAGATCGTGCTGATCGACACGGACGGGCTGCACGAGCTGGCCAGGGCGCACCTGACCGGAAGCCGCAGCGGCTGGTGGCCGGCAGGCTCACTGATCGCACGGGCACTGGTGGAACTGCACCACGAACTGGGCGAGGAGACGGGCATCGTCACGCCCTACCGCGTCCAGTCCGATGCCACCCTGGAGGCACTGCGCGACGTGGAAGGCCCGGGAGGGGGCGCGCTCGCAGAGGTCGGCACCGCGCACAAGTTCCAGGGCCGGGAGTTCGACATCGTCGTCTTCGACACGGTGGAGGGCGGAGCGGGCAGCCGCGAGCTGTGGATGGCCTGCGCACACCTCCAGCCCGCGGCCAGCAGCTGGCCCCGGGACGGCGTCCGCCTCTTCAACGTCGCTGTCACCCGGGTCAAGACCCGCCTGTACGTCATCGCCAGCGGCGAACGCGTCAAGAACGCGAAACCAGGAAGCGCCCTGGCACAACTCGCGGCACTCATCGGCACCCGGCGTGGCGTGCGCGTCCTCCAAGCCAAGTCCTTGATCACCCCACCGACCGCGCCCCCTGCGTTCCGTGGGGAGTTCGGCACCGCGCTCGCCGAGGTGCTGAGCCGGCACGTCGAAGTGACGGAGATCGACGATGAACGCGACTTCTACCGCACGTTCACCGAGGAGATCCGTCACGCACGGCATTCCTTGTGGCTCTGGGCACCCTGGGTGGCCAAGCGGGTCAGCTCCCTGCTGCCCGAGCTCCGCAAGGCGGCCGACCGCGGGGTACGCATCCGCGTCTTCATCCGGGACGACACCGACCAGCTCCAGAAGAAGCCGGCCAACCAGAAACTCATCGCCGACCTGCGAACCATCGTGGATGTGGTCGTACCGATGAACGTCATGCACCAGAAGATCGCGGTCATCGACGAGCGAACGGTCATGCTCGGCAGCCTCAACGTCCTCTCGCAGAGCTGGACCCGTGAAGTCATGCTGACGATGCGGGGCGCACACTTCGCCCGGAAGCTGCTGGAACACGAGCACGCGGCAGCCTTCGCGGCTCCGCCTCGCTGCGACCGTTGCAGGGGCAAGGAGATCGAGATCCGCCGCAGACAGAACGGCACCTGGGTCTGGCGCTGCTATGCCCCGGCCTGCAAGACCACACCAAAGGGCGGCACGAACGCCTGGACCCAGAATATTCGTTTGGGACGGGCCCGCTAG
- a CDS encoding bifunctional 5,10-methylenetetrahydrofolate dehydrogenase/5,10-methenyltetrahydrofolate cyclohydrolase codes for MNGVDLARRITGTGSAAAADMRERAGTAPCLATVLVGDDPASVTYVRMKRSRCEKAGILSRHVSLPSSVSTAGLVETISALSADPKVHGILLQHPVGKHIDERAAFEAIAPDKDVDGVTMHSFAAMSFGLPGFASCTPGGILRLLDEYGVDLAGKHAVVVGRSAILGKPVGMLLLGRDATVTYCHSRTVGLPSIVREADVLVAAVGRPRFIAGSDIKPGAVVVDAGYNPGNVGDVDFETARHRAGLITPVPGGVGPMTIAVLLAQTVEAAAHQLGLG; via the coding sequence ATGAACGGCGTCGACCTTGCACGACGCATCACCGGGACCGGTTCGGCAGCCGCTGCGGACATGCGTGAGCGCGCTGGGACAGCGCCCTGTCTGGCGACCGTGCTGGTGGGAGACGACCCGGCCTCGGTCACGTACGTCCGGATGAAGCGTTCCCGGTGCGAGAAGGCCGGCATCCTGTCACGCCACGTGTCCCTGCCCAGCTCGGTGAGCACTGCCGGCCTGGTCGAGACCATCAGCGCCCTCTCCGCGGATCCGAAGGTGCACGGCATCCTGCTGCAGCATCCCGTGGGGAAGCACATCGACGAGCGCGCCGCGTTCGAGGCGATCGCCCCGGACAAGGACGTCGACGGGGTCACCATGCACTCCTTCGCGGCGATGAGCTTCGGCCTGCCCGGCTTCGCCTCCTGCACCCCCGGCGGGATCCTGCGCCTGCTGGACGAGTACGGAGTCGACCTCGCGGGCAAGCACGCCGTCGTGGTGGGGCGCAGCGCCATCCTGGGCAAGCCCGTCGGCATGCTCCTGCTCGGGCGGGACGCCACGGTGACCTACTGCCATTCCCGCACCGTCGGCCTGCCCTCGATCGTGCGCGAGGCCGACGTCCTGGTCGCCGCCGTCGGTCGTCCGCGCTTCATCGCCGGATCGGATATCAAGCCCGGCGCCGTGGTGGTCGACGCGGGCTACAACCCTGGCAACGTCGGTGACGTCGACTTCGAGACCGCCCGGCACCGGGCAGGCCTGATCACTCCCGTCCCCGGCGGCGTCGGCCCCATGACCATTGCCGTTCTCCTCGCGCAGACCGTCGAGGCTGCCGCGCACCAGCTCGGCCTCGGCTGA
- a CDS encoding TetR/AcrR family transcriptional regulator codes for MSPRSPSVNEELRRRSRERLLQATVELVDERGYEATTLGDIACRAGSARGLISYYFPGKRQLLQSAVHRLMHRSLQAALEREPVPTGEDAGRELLARAIDAILGLAQERPLLMRTHMAGILTAEGFIQCPEQQRLAFLLRDTVERYGSKDADTDYRLLRALLMGSVVAVLLPGAPMPAARLRAELFQRYGLDWELGVPPSEGPEPPLEGPPPLLTPTPAGPTPLPGPPPAGPPTPPGPSTAASRTLPGPPPADSPAAAEG; via the coding sequence ATGTCCCCCCGCAGCCCCTCGGTCAATGAAGAGTTGCGGCGGCGTTCCCGGGAGCGCTTGTTGCAGGCGACCGTCGAGCTGGTGGACGAGCGCGGGTACGAGGCGACGACGCTCGGGGACATCGCCTGCCGTGCCGGTTCGGCGCGCGGGCTGATCTCGTACTACTTCCCGGGCAAGCGGCAGCTGCTGCAGTCCGCCGTGCACCGGCTGATGCACCGCTCGCTGCAAGCGGCCCTGGAGCGCGAACCCGTACCGACGGGCGAGGACGCGGGCCGGGAGCTGCTGGCGCGGGCGATCGACGCGATCCTGGGGCTGGCGCAGGAGCGTCCGCTGCTGATGCGTACGCACATGGCCGGGATTCTGACGGCGGAAGGTTTCATCCAGTGTCCCGAGCAGCAGCGGCTGGCGTTCCTGCTGCGTGACACGGTCGAGCGGTACGGCTCGAAGGACGCGGACACGGACTACCGGCTGCTACGGGCGTTGCTGATGGGGTCGGTGGTGGCGGTGCTGCTGCCCGGGGCGCCCATGCCCGCCGCGCGGCTGCGGGCCGAGCTGTTCCAGCGGTACGGCCTCGACTGGGAGCTGGGGGTGCCGCCGAGCGAAGGTCCGGAGCCGCCGCTGGAAGGCCCGCCGCCGCTGCTGACTCCGACGCCGGCGGGTCCCACGCCGCTGCCCGGCCCGCCACCGGCCGGTCCGCCCACGCCGCCCGGCCCGTCGACCGCCGCTTCTCGGACACTTCCCGGCCCGCCCCCGGCCGATTCGCCCGCCGCGGCGGAGGGGTAG